The sequence GCAGGTCCTGCTTCAACAACTGATCGACCGAGGTATTGAAGAGTTTAGCAATAGTGATGAGTGTATTCCAGTTTGGGTTGGCGCGGGCTTCCTCGTAGGCACCCAACAGCGAGCGTTTGATGCCGATACGTTGCGAAAACTGCTCCTGCGTTAACCCATTCAATTTGCGGAGATACTTGATGTTGTTGCTGACGAGCGACATGACCGGTATCGGGTTTGACAAAATTTTTAGTAAAACAACCCTTTTTTTCGACACAAGCAAACCGGCAGCGGGCGCTGGGCATGGGGCATGGGGTGAGCGTTGCCGGTTTATCCCACGCCCCCCCCCTTGCCCCATGCCCTTTTTTCGTAACTTCATCCTTACTTAATCCTATCCTTATGATCGCGCAAGAGCCTCTCACCGACCTATCGGCTACCCTGCAAACGGCCTTCGACCGCCTGCGGCAACACGCCCCCACGATGGCGCAAACCACCGCCCGCGAACGCATCGACCGGCTCAAGCGCCTGATGCACTGGATAGACACCAACAAACCGGCCATTTACGAGGCGATGTATGCCGATTACCGCAAGCCAACCGCCGAGGTCGATCTGGGCGAACTGGCTGCGCTGATGGGCGAACTGCGGTACACGATCAAGCACCTGAAGCAATGGATGAAGCCGCAACGGGTACCTACGCCCCTATCGATGGTCGGCACGAGCGGGTATCTGAAGTACGAACCCAAAGGCGTGGTGCTGGTGATGGCCCCGTGGAACTACCCCTTCAATCTGTTGGTGGGGCCGCTGGCCACAGCCCTGTCGGCGGGCAATGTGTGTATGCTGAAACCGTCGGAGCTGACGCCCCATACGGCTGCCCTCATGAACCGCATGATCGCCGACCTGTTTTCGCCTGATGAGGTGGTGCTGGTTGAAGGTGGGCCCGACGTGGCGCAGGCTATGCTCGCCCTGCCGTTCAACCACATTTTCTTCACGGGTAGCCCTGCATTGGGCAAAGTGGTGATGGCTGCCGCCGCCAAACACCTGGCCTCGGTCACGCTTGAACTAGGCGGTAAATCGCCGTTTCTGGTTGACGAAACGGCAGATCTGTCCAAAACGGCCGAGATTCTGGCCTGGTCGAAGTATTTTAACAACGGCCAAACCTGCATCGCGCCCGATTACGTGCTGGTGCAGGAGTCGGTGAAAACGCCGCTCATCAATGCCGTGCAGAAGGCCGTCGAGCGCATGTATGGGACCGACGCTAACGCCCGCGCCACCTCCGACAGCTACGCCCGGATCGTGAACAACCGCCATTTTGAGCGCGTGAAGAGCCTGATCGACGATGCCGTGCAGAAAGGCGCGACCATCCGCCTCGGTGGCCGTACCAACGCCGCCGACAACTACGTGGAGCCCACGCTCATCGACGGGGTTACCGACGACATGCGGATCATGCAGGAAGAGATTTTCGGGCCCGTGCTGCCCATCGTGGGCGTTCGGAATCTGGACGAGGCCCTGGCGCAGATCAACAGCCGCGACAAACCGCTGGCGCTTTACATTCACAGCCGCAATCAGCAAACGATCAACCAGGTGCTGAACCAGACATCGGCGGGCGACACGGTGATCAACGATGCTTTGCTGCATTTCTCGAACCCCGAATTACCGTTTGGCGGGGTCAACAACAGCGGCATTGGCAGCTACCACGGTTACTTTGGTTTTCAGGAATTGTCGCACCGCCGGGGGGTACTTCGCCGCGACTTCGGCACCATGAAATTCCTCTTCCCGCCCTACACCGACCGCGTCAAAAAACTCATTGGCTGGGCCGTGAAGTACTTTTAGCGAAGAAGGCCAGCTACGTATCTGCACAGCTGAACACTCAAGCCCCCCAGAGCTCAATGGAGCCAACTAGCTGCCAGCGACCTGCTTTCTTTTCAAAAAAGACAAGCGATCCGCTGCCCGCCAGACCATCGCTCGCCCTCGAGTAGTAGCATATCGCTTTCTTTCCGTCAGGCGAGTAAGCTACCTTTGAGAAAGAAACGATACCTGCGTAGCCCTTGTAGTCTTCTGTAAGTCCGTAGTGCCCTCTCTTGGCACTAGCGGGCGAAAAATAGCGATCGCTTAGTGTTTGTGTCCAGCGTATCGCCTTGCAGCCAGCCACCTTGGGTAATTGATTCATTTTAAGTCGGGTAAACTGGCTGGTATCAATCGACGCAAAGAAAGCAACCCATTCAGGATCAACGAGTAGGCTATCTAACCGTGGATGAGTCAGCCACGTTCCCGGCTTCAATTCGTTGAAATTAACCCGAAAGCCATACCGCGTTTGTACTTCTGTGTGCTCCTTAAGCAATACCACTGGCTCGGTTGAAGATCCCATGCGGGTCCGATAGTCAGCAACGAAACCATTGAGTACGGTGGCGTACACGTCGTAATCTGCTACTGGTACAACCGCTGGCGCTGGTTGGCCCAACAACGTCTGAACAATGCCCAGCATCAGACTGAGAACGGTAACCCATTTCGGCATACCCATTCCTTCCCAACGGCCTTCACCTGAGTATCGCCCGTCATTCGATGAAAAACCGTACTTTTGACAATCAGTAATCATTGCGCTTCGTCAAAACTTTCTTAAATAAAAGTTTTTCCAGGCATAATTAAACAATCCTCTTCCATGAGTGAAGTAGCCACCCGTTTTGCGCCCGGCGTTGTCACGGGCGATCAAGTCTCTGAGATCTTTCGCCACGCGAACGAAAACGATTACGCCCTTCCGGCAGTCAACGTAGTAGGCACCAGCTCGGTCAACGCCGTATTGGAAACCGCGAAGGCCGTAAACTCGCCGGTGATCATCCAGTTCTCAAACGGGGGTGGCATCTTTTACGCGGGCAAAGCCCTGTCGAACGAAGGCCAGAAAGCGGCTATTGCCGGGTCGATCTCGGGTGCCCTGCACGTGCATCAGATGGCCGCTCTGTACGGCGTGCCCGTGATCCTGCATACCGACCACTGCGCCAAGAAACTCCTGCCCTGGATCGACGGCCTGCTCGACGCCTCAGAAAAGCACTTCGACCAGACGGGCAAGCCCCTGTACTCGTCGCACATGCTCGACCTGTCGGAAGAGCCGATCGAAGAAAACATCGAAATCTCATGCAAATACTTCGAGCGGATGGCCAAAATGGGCATGACGCTTGAGATTGAGCTGGGCGTAACCGGCGGCGAAGAAGACGGCGTTGACAACTCAGACGTTGACGACTCAAAACTCTACACGCAGCCCTCGGAAGTAGCCTACGCCTACGAGCACCTGAGCAAGATTTCGCCCAACTTCACCATTGCGGCGGCTTTCGGTAACGTGCACGGCGTTTACAAGCCGGGCAACGTAAAACTGTCGCCTATCATCCTGAAAAATTCGCAGGACTACATTCAGCAGAACTTCGGAACGGGCCCGCTGCCGGTGAACTTCGTATTCCACGGTGGGTCAGGCTCAAGCCGCGAGGAAATCCGCGAGGCCATCCAGTACGGTGCCATCAAGATGAACATCGATACCGACATGCAGTGGTCGACCTGGGAGGGTGTGCTGAACTACTACAAGGCGAAAGAAGGCTACCTGCAAAGCCAGCTCGGCAACCCTGAAGGAGCCGACTCGCCCAACAAAAAATACTACGACCCCCGCGTATGGCTGCGCAAAGGCGAAGAGAGCATGGTTGCCCGCCTGAAAACAGCCTTCGAAGACCTCAACTGCATCAACCGGCTGGGGTAAGCAAAGCGATGTCATTCATAAAAAACCCTGACCGTCNNNNNNNNNNNNNNNNNNNNNNNNNNNNNNNNNNNNNNNNNNNNNNNNNNNNNNNNNNNNNNNNNNNNNNNNNNNNNNNNNNNNNNNNNNNNNNNNNNNNNNNNNNNNNNNNNNNNNNNNNNNNNNNNNNNNNNNNNNNNNNNNNNNNNNNNNNNNNNNNNNNNNNNNNNNNNNNNNNNNNNNNNNNNNNNNNNNNNNNNNNNNNNNNNNNNNNNNNNNNNNNNNNNNNNNNNNNNNNNNNNNNNNNNNNNNNNNNNNNNNNNNNNNNNNNNNNNNNNNNNNNNNNNNNNNNNNNNNNNNNNNNNNNNNNNNNNNNNNNNNNNNNNNNNNNNNNNNNNNNNNNNNNNNNNNNNNNNNNNNNNNNNNNNNNNNNNNNNNNNNNNNNNNNNNNNNNNNNNNNNNNNNNNNNNNNNNNNNNNNNNNNNNNNNNNNNNNNNNNNNNNNNNNNNNNNNNNNNNNNNNNNNNNNNNNNNNNNNNNNNNNNNNNNNNNNNNNNNNNNNNNNNNNNNNNNNNNNNNNNNNNNNNNNNNNNNNNNNNNNNNNNNNNNNNNNNNNNNNNNNNNNNNNNNNNNNNNNNNNNNNNNNNNNNNNNNNNNNNNNNNNNNNNNNNNNNNNNNNNNNNNNNNNNNNNNNNNNNNNNNNNNNNNNNNNNNNNNNNNNNNNNNNNNNNNNNNNNNNNNNNNNNNNNNNNNNNNNNNNNNNNNNNNNNNNNNNNNNCGGCAGGTTTTTTTATGCGCAATCACGAAGCGCAGACGAACACCTATGGGCTGATTAGCCTGAACCAGTAGGCCCGCTAAGTAACAAAGCCGCTCCATCAAATAACATAAGGATAATCTGTGGAGTTAATAGGATTTCAGGGGAAGATCTGTATTTTTACTAACCGTTAAGCTTTTCTTTTTCGGCGCCTTCCTCCTTTTACCATCTTGACTGGTGTAAGTCATGGCTCCTACTCAACTTCCGACCGAACGGTTCGCGCTGTATGAGCACGAACATCAGCAATGGCTCAACGCCCTTGCTTTTTACTCTGATCAGGAGACCTACTTTGAGTCGCTCCTGTCACGCGTCTGCGATACCACCGCCGACTACGAAGTGGTTAGCCGGTCGGGATCGTTCCGACAGTGGTTCGTCGGATTGCGCTCGCAGATGGCTCAATTGTGCGAACTGATTGAGCAGGAGAAGGTGTCATCGCGGCAGGGCATGCCCAACTGGCAACGCCGCCAGGAGATCGACGAGCGCCACCGCCGCATGCGTAGCGGCTACCAGATGCTCGAACAGCAGTTCATCACCGTCCGCCAGCAGTTCTACGCCTTCATCACGCCGTACGTGCAGTGATGGGTAGTCTGGATAGTCAGTTGTAAAAAACGACTTTCCAGACTCCGTACTTTTTTATAACTGACTATCCAGACTACCCATTAACAGCTCGCAGGCCAGCCGAATTTCGTCGTCGGTAATAGTGAGTGGGGGCGCTATGCGCATGGAATTGTCGCAGAATAGAAACCAGTCGGTAATTACGTGTGTCTGATCGGCCGATGGTCGGCCGGCTATAAGGCCCATCGCCCGATCGATGATGGGCTTCAGCACGGCAAACGACTCGAATTCGACGGCCATCATCAGCCCTTTACCACGTACCTGCCGGATGGTCGGGTGCACCAGCAACGACCGGATCAGGTCGCCTTTCCGCTGGGCGTCGGCGTAGAGGCGTTCGTTACGTATAGTCTGGAGCGTTGCCAGCGAAGCCGCGCATGAAACCGGGTGCCCACCAAACGTAGTGATGTGGCCCAGAATCGGATTATTCTTAAACACAGCCATTATTGGCTCCGGAGCCATAAACGCGCCGATGGGCATCCCACCGCCCATGCCTTTGGCGCTTAGCAGGATGTCGGGCACAATAGGCCCCGCCGGGTCGAGGCTATGGTGAAAGCCCTGAAACGCCCAGAACGTACCTGTACGACCAAACCCCGTCTGAATTTCGTCAAAAATCAACAGCGCCCCCACCTCGTGGCAACGTACCTGCACGGCTCGTAGGTAAGCCGGGTCCGGCACGCGTACGCCGGCCTCGCCCTGCACCACTTCCATAATCACCGCCGCCGTACGGGCTGTAATCTGCGCCAGTTCATCGTGGTTACCATGCCCTATGTGGCGCACGTCGGGTAGCAACGGGCGGTAGTTCCGCTTGAAGTTCTCATCGCCGCTGAGCGACAGGGCACCCTGCGTGGAGCCGTGGTAGGCGTTATGGCAGGCGATCAATTCGGTACGACCTGTGAACCGCTTAGCCACTTTCATCGCTCCTTCTACCGCCTCGGTGCCCGAATTGGTGAAGTACACGTTACTGATAGGGCCGTAGGGCGTGGTGGCACCCTCGAGGCTTTCGATGAGGGCATGGGCAAGCTGCGCCTGCGGCCCCTGCACATACTCGCCATAGACCATCAGGTGCATGTATTTGTCGAGTTGTGCCTGCACCGCCGCCAGCACCGCCGGGTGCCGGTGCCCCACGTTGCTGACGCCGATACCCGAGATCAGGTCGATGTAGCGTGCGCCCGCCGTGTCGTATAAAAAAACGCCTTCCGCCCGGTCGATTTCCAGCGCCAGCGGGAAGTCAGACGTTTGGGCGAGGTGTTGAAAAAACAGTTGTCGATGTGTCACTATTAATGCGCTATTGGTTGTCAACCGCCGTCATTCTTTGTTACTTGTCGGTGTCAAAACGAACAACCTTGACGACCTTTCTTCCTTAACCGCTCCGTTTATGAAATCAGTTCTATTCGTAGCCCTGCTTCTGCTGACGAGTTTGGCAGGTGCGCAGGCGCAGGTGACGCCCGTCGATACGGCGTCCGGCAAACCGTATTACATTCTGCTCAACGATGGCAGCCATATTTTCGGGCGTATCGTGCGGCGCGACAGCACCATGTACACCGTGAAGATGCGCAGCGGGCAACTTACCTACGTAGAGCGGGCGCTGTTCAAGGCCGTCAGCGGCATTGCGCCCGTCTCGGCCGACTCGACCGTTTACTACATCAACAACGCACAGCCAACCCGCCTAACGTCGTCGACCGTTTCACCAGGTCAGTACGTCATCACCCTGGCCGACGGCACTACGCTGCGCGGGCAGGTGCTGAGCCAGGACACCAGCCGGGTGGTTGTGCAGACGACCAATATTGGCACGGTCTACGTACCGGCCGCGCAAGTCGTTCGGATGGAGCGTGGAAACGTTCGGCAAGCCAGACCCGGCCTGCACCCGGCCGAAGGGTACCCGAACCTCTTCCCGCAATACATGATTTTTACGCCCACCGCCTACCAGGCCGAGCGCGGGCGGGTGTATTACCGCAACAGTCTCATTTACTTCAACCAGATCGACGCGGGCCTTACCGATAACTGGAGCGTGGGGGCGGGCTTTTTTACGCCCTTTGCCTTCATCTGGGCGGGCTGGCTGTCGACGAAAGTGTCGGTGCCGCTGGGCCCACGCGCCCGGATCGGCGTACAGGGACAGTACCTGTTCGGCGGCGTCACCCTGTTCCGTTCCGATGGCATCAGCACCAACTATGTGCAGGGCGTTCTGTCGCTGGGCAGCAGTCAGAACAACCTGACGTTTGGCTTTGGCCGAAGCTTTAGCCGTGAGTCCGACGGGTCCATCCTGACGCTGGGTGTTGTGCGCAAAGTGGGGCCGCTGGTGTCGTTCATCAGCGAAAACCAGCTTATCGTAGGCTCGCGGGGTATTAACAGCGGCAAAGCAGGGGCCGGTATACGACTCGACCGGCAGCGGCATTCGTTCGATATTTCGGCGAATCTGGTCATTGGGCTGTTCGACTCCAACTTCCGCACCAACGCTAACTTTCTCCCCTGGGCGACTTACCAGTTGCGAATCGGGCAGTAAGGCTACTGCTCGAACAGCGCCACGGTGCCGCCAACCCAGTCGAAATCTTTGTTGAAGCGCACACCAATCATCTCGCCCCGGCTCAGTCGCGCCAGGTTGATGATCAGTTGCGGTTCGGCGGCTTCTTTCGGCCAGATGAACAGCAGGCGGATTTCGCACTTCACCGGCCCGTCAGGCGACTGTACGATGGGTTCGTACTGCACCTTGCGCTGCAACAGGTAGTTGCCACGCTCGGCGGCCGGAATGGCGTCGATATCGGCGGCGGTTACGTGGATCTTTACACCGCTGCCCGCAAAAGAAAACAGCGGCTTCAGCACGTACTTGTCCAGCTCTTCGGCGGTCCCAGGTACGTCGCCATTAGGCAGGTCGTTCAGGTAATAGCTTTTGGGTACGTAGGGGCTGTCGAGCAGGGGCAGCGTGTATTTGCTGATTCGGAAAAACCAGTTGGGATGCCCCACCCATTCCACATCGACGTCGTCAGTGAGGTTGAACTCGGTCTTCAGGTCGGGGATGGCGGCCAGTTCGTCGAAAATCAGCCGGTTATAAATCCGCCGGATACGTACCTGACGACCGTCCCTTTCGTAATACAACGCCCGACCATCTTTTTTGATCTTGGTGAGGCAAACCGCGTCGATACCGACGTAGTGTTTTGTCAGGGCAAAATCGACGCGGGT comes from Fibrella aestuarina BUZ 2 and encodes:
- a CDS encoding aldehyde dehydrogenase family protein, with product MIAQEPLTDLSATLQTAFDRLRQHAPTMAQTTARERIDRLKRLMHWIDTNKPAIYEAMYADYRKPTAEVDLGELAALMGELRYTIKHLKQWMKPQRVPTPLSMVGTSGYLKYEPKGVVLVMAPWNYPFNLLVGPLATALSAGNVCMLKPSELTPHTAALMNRMIADLFSPDEVVLVEGGPDVAQAMLALPFNHIFFTGSPALGKVVMAAAAKHLASVTLELGGKSPFLVDETADLSKTAEILAWSKYFNNGQTCIAPDYVLVQESVKTPLINAVQKAVERMYGTDANARATSDSYARIVNNRHFERVKSLIDDAVQKGATIRLGGRTNAADNYVEPTLIDGVTDDMRIMQEEIFGPVLPIVGVRNLDEALAQINSRDKPLALYIHSRNQQTINQVLNQTSAGDTVINDALLHFSNPELPFGGVNNSGIGSYHGYFGFQELSHRRGVLRRDFGTMKFLFPPYTDRVKKLIGWAVKYF
- the fbaA gene encoding class II fructose-bisphosphate aldolase, yielding MSEVATRFAPGVVTGDQVSEIFRHANENDYALPAVNVVGTSSVNAVLETAKAVNSPVIIQFSNGGGIFYAGKALSNEGQKAAIAGSISGALHVHQMAALYGVPVILHTDHCAKKLLPWIDGLLDASEKHFDQTGKPLYSSHMLDLSEEPIEENIEISCKYFERMAKMGMTLEIELGVTGGEEDGVDNSDVDDSKLYTQPSEVAYAYEHLSKISPNFTIAAAFGNVHGVYKPGNVKLSPIILKNSQDYIQQNFGTGPLPVNFVFHGGSGSSREEIREAIQYGAIKMNIDTDMQWSTWEGVLNYYKAKEGYLQSQLGNPEGADSPNKKYYDPRVWLRKGEESMVARLKTAFEDLNCINRLG
- a CDS encoding aspartate aminotransferase family protein; amino-acid sequence: MTHRQLFFQHLAQTSDFPLALEIDRAEGVFLYDTAGARYIDLISGIGVSNVGHRHPAVLAAVQAQLDKYMHLMVYGEYVQGPQAQLAHALIESLEGATTPYGPISNVYFTNSGTEAVEGAMKVAKRFTGRTELIACHNAYHGSTQGALSLSGDENFKRNYRPLLPDVRHIGHGNHDELAQITARTAAVIMEVVQGEAGVRVPDPAYLRAVQVRCHEVGALLIFDEIQTGFGRTGTFWAFQGFHHSLDPAGPIVPDILLSAKGMGGGMPIGAFMAPEPIMAVFKNNPILGHITTFGGHPVSCAASLATLQTIRNERLYADAQRKGDLIRSLLVHPTIRQVRGKGLMMAVEFESFAVLKPIIDRAMGLIAGRPSADQTHVITDWFLFCDNSMRIAPPLTITDDEIRLACELLMGSLDSQL